A single window of Nicotiana sylvestris chromosome 3, ASM39365v2, whole genome shotgun sequence DNA harbors:
- the LOC104226772 gene encoding uncharacterized protein, translating into MERKRKTAVEPSRISSRLKAIREEKGMSKPLAVIEERRRKRKPKSARYTKLPKIAGEKGTERKPRKMTKKKAITDNEVNGVEISLLTSDSNEALREQNFKLALDLSYLRGKVDLVSESSYLRGKLDAYECMMGNVKRHAVTAFNLSDQAAPEAPASAPPAPALVADPAAEPFIVNRKKHVRRMKAVTAFNFSDQAAPEAPAPAPAPASDPEAEPSIVNRKKRVRRMKKNS; encoded by the exons ATGGAGAGAAAGCGAAAAACTGCGGTCGAACCAAGCCGTATAAGTAGTCGCCTAAAAGCCATAAGAGAAGAAAAAGGTATGAGTAAGCCGTTAGCCGTCATAGAAGAAAGACGTCGGAAGAGGAAGCCTAAATCAGCAAGGTATACTAAGCTCCCAAAAATCGCCGGGGAAAAAGGAACTGAAAGGAAGCCAAGAAAGATGACGAAGAAAAAGGCCATCACTGATAATGAG GTTAATGGTGTAGAAATTTCCTTGTTGACTAGTGACAGTAATGAGGCTTTGAGGGAGCAAAACTTCAAATTAGCATTGGATTTGAGTTACTTGCGCGGCAAAGTTGACTTAGTGAGTGAGTCCAGCTACTTGCGTGGTAAACTTGATGCA TATGAGTGTATGATGGGAAATGTGAAGCGGCATGCAGTTACAGCATTTAACTTATCTGATCAAGCAGCTCCAGAAGCTCCTGCTTCTGCTCCTCCTGCTCCTGCTCTGGTAGCTGACCCTGCAGCTGAACCATTTATTGTTAATAGAAAGAAGCATGTCAGAAGGATGAAGGCAGTTACAGCATTTAACTTTTCTGATCAAGCTGCTCCAGAAGCTCCTGCCCCTGCCCCTGCTCCTGCTAGTGACCCTGAAGCTGAACCATCTATTGTTAATAGAAAGAAGCGTGTCAGAAGGATGAAGAAGAACTCATAG